From a single Chloroflexota bacterium genomic region:
- a CDS encoding Gfo/Idh/MocA family oxidoreductase gives MKLALCVVGCGKYADTVLDEIHDMTDEFDFFFASRDLAKAKDYCDRFGGVDYFGGYEEALADSRVQAAYFFTPHHVHLDNARLAARHGKHILMEKPIARTVEEAQTLVRTAQDAGVNLMVAENYRFLHTARRAKSMVETGTLGSIGTLRLIDIKVEAFRPPATDWRFDADLTGGGSFIDAGIHSIDIILNLGGMPTQVYAAEPPKVHRGSGGEDGLVMIANLPNDAVAVFNFSRATSKMSERNLVSITGSKGYIEFEPYGSEITFENTLVKRNVRLPAAHQGVRDMVREFRCSIQQSRPPIMDGDEAIKDLAVVLAAYRSAEDRRHVELAEFGF, from the coding sequence ATGAAACTTGCACTCTGCGTTGTCGGGTGCGGTAAGTATGCAGACACTGTGCTCGACGAAATCCACGATATGACGGACGAGTTCGATTTCTTTTTTGCCAGCCGGGATCTGGCGAAGGCGAAGGATTACTGCGATCGGTTCGGTGGAGTGGACTACTTCGGCGGCTACGAAGAGGCTCTAGCGGATTCGCGCGTGCAGGCGGCATACTTCTTCACACCGCACCATGTCCATCTCGACAACGCGCGGCTCGCGGCGCGGCATGGTAAGCACATACTCATGGAGAAGCCGATCGCGCGCACTGTCGAAGAGGCGCAGACGCTCGTTCGCACAGCTCAAGACGCGGGCGTAAATCTCATGGTCGCGGAGAACTATCGATTCCTGCACACAGCGAGGCGAGCGAAGTCCATGGTCGAGACCGGCACGCTCGGCAGCATCGGAACACTGCGTCTGATAGACATCAAGGTCGAGGCGTTTCGTCCGCCAGCGACGGACTGGCGCTTCGATGCGGACTTGACGGGCGGCGGGTCGTTCATTGACGCGGGCATCCACTCCATCGACATCATCCTCAATCTGGGCGGCATGCCCACGCAGGTTTATGCCGCCGAGCCGCCGAAGGTGCATCGTGGGTCGGGCGGCGAGGACGGCTTGGTGATGATTGCCAATCTGCCCAACGACGCGGTGGCGGTGTTCAACTTCTCGCGCGCCACTTCCAAGATGAGCGAACGCAATCTGGTGAGCATTACGGGCAGCAAGGGCTACATCGAATTCGAGCCGTACGGTAGCGAAATCACTTTCGAGAACACACTGGTCAAGCGCAACGTGCGCCTGCCGGCAGCGCACCAGGGCGTCCGCGATATGGTGCGCGAGTTCCGCTGCAGCATCCAACAAAGCCGCCCACCGATAATGGACGGTGACGAGGCGATTAAGGATCTCGCAGTCGTGCTGGCTGCCTATCGATCTGCGGAGGATCGTAGGCATGTCGAATTGGCGGAGTTTGGGTTCTAG
- a CDS encoding MBL fold metallo-hydrolase, with amino-acid sequence MHYTLLPEYPVYRREINENAIKYTQGLFPTLFRGAISLEIIPGIHAIPGTHISRVYLIEDDELSLVDTGMPWSAERIIRYIRSIGRRPEEISRILLTHSHPDHIGGAPGILKHSGASVFAHQADSRQRHGNYRTLDYIGIFGPMEAALPFFHRTRLDCLVTEGDLIPIAGGIRALYTPGHTPGSVCYLLEREGLLFSGDTIFAGHGRVSRSLPFPGTDTAQYRRSVERLAAMDFDILCGGHGEPLVVGASRALRILLQRKPNPPTWREFFFRRLPRRLLLHRGMSDEDYEID; translated from the coding sequence GTGCATTATACCTTACTTCCTGAATATCCCGTATATCGACGAGAGATTAACGAGAATGCGATAAAATATACGCAAGGACTATTTCCGACATTATTCAGGGGAGCGATTTCGTTGGAGATTATTCCGGGCATTCACGCCATTCCGGGAACGCACATCTCGCGCGTGTACCTAATTGAAGACGACGAGCTGAGCTTGGTTGACACCGGCATGCCTTGGAGCGCGGAGCGTATCATAAGGTACATTCGCAGCATCGGCAGACGACCGGAGGAGATTAGCCGCATACTGCTGACGCACAGCCATCCCGACCATATCGGCGGCGCGCCGGGCATCCTTAAACACAGCGGCGCGAGCGTGTTCGCGCACCAAGCAGACTCACGCCAGCGCCACGGCAATTACCGCACGCTCGACTACATTGGCATATTCGGACCGATGGAGGCGGCGCTGCCGTTCTTCCATCGCACACGCTTGGACTGCCTTGTGACAGAAGGCGACCTGATACCCATCGCCGGCGGCATTCGCGCGCTGTACACGCCGGGGCACACGCCCGGCAGCGTCTGCTACCTGCTAGAGCGCGAAGGGCTGCTGTTCAGCGGGGACACGATTTTCGCGGGACACGGCAGGGTGAGCCGTTCGTTGCCCTTCCCCGGCACGGACACAGCACAATATAGGCGGTCGGTCGAGCGCCTTGCCGCGATGGACTTTGACATACTTTGCGGCGGACACGGCGAACCGCTTGTCGTCGGCGCGTCCAGGGCGCTGCGCATTCTATTGCAACGCAAGCCTAATCCGCCGACATGGCGCGAATTCTTCTTCAGACGCTTGCCAAGACGCCTGCTTCTGCACCGCGGCATGAGCGACGAAGACTACGAGATCGACTAG
- a CDS encoding LLM class F420-dependent oxidoreductase — translation MNIGISTFPTDYSADVVVIAKRAEELGFESFWVPEHPILPVNASSPWPGSADGVIPKVYADIVDPFVALGRASAVTTTLKLGTGICLVPERNPLLLAKEVATLDMYSKGRFLFGIGTGWHREEAEIMGADFDHRWTQTRESVLAMKELWTKVESEYHGKYYDFPPVYSFPRPVQRPHPPVLIGGMARNVFKRVVDCGDGWMPNRVTPEQVAQGRATISELAEAAGRDPSSISVSVYGQPADRDLIAQLQEAGADRVMVRLPTEPEDECIASLEGIAEAVL, via the coding sequence GTGAACATAGGAATATCCACATTTCCAACTGACTACTCTGCCGATGTCGTAGTCATCGCCAAGCGCGCCGAAGAACTTGGGTTCGAGTCGTTCTGGGTGCCTGAACACCCCATTCTGCCGGTAAACGCCAGTTCGCCTTGGCCCGGCTCGGCTGACGGCGTAATTCCGAAGGTGTATGCAGACATAGTCGATCCGTTCGTGGCGCTCGGCAGGGCATCTGCGGTTACGACCACGCTGAAGCTCGGCACGGGCATCTGTCTTGTGCCGGAGCGCAACCCGCTGCTGCTCGCCAAAGAAGTCGCGACGCTTGACATGTACTCCAAAGGGCGCTTCCTATTCGGCATAGGCACGGGCTGGCACCGCGAAGAAGCCGAGATTATGGGCGCGGACTTTGACCATCGCTGGACTCAGACGCGCGAGTCCGTCCTGGCGATGAAGGAGCTATGGACGAAAGTGGAGAGCGAATACCACGGCAAGTATTACGACTTCCCGCCGGTATATTCCTTCCCGCGACCGGTGCAGCGGCCGCATCCGCCGGTGCTGATTGGCGGCATGGCGCGCAATGTATTCAAGCGCGTCGTGGACTGCGGCGACGGCTGGATGCCGAACCGCGTGACGCCGGAGCAGGTGGCGCAAGGACGCGCGACCATCAGCGAACTCGCAGAAGCCGCAGGAAGAGACCCGTCGTCCATCAGCGTATCCGTTTACGGCCAGCCCGCCGACCGCGACCTGATAGCGCAACTGCAAGAAGCCGGCGCCGACCGCGTGATGGTGCGCCTACCAACCGAACCTGAAGATGAGTGTATTGCCAGCTTAGAAGGAATTGCGGAAGCGGTGCTGTAA
- a CDS encoding LLM class flavin-dependent oxidoreductase — MYLPSDGKIQSPPMRYTGQVDLKISEASMRLGSFIFPVSHYPYSDSSVIDSTLEEIEFAERIGLDAVWLTEHHFDGAVAYADPLVFGAAVAARTKHVKIGFAVVELALHHPVRLAVQTSTLDNLSHGRLIVGTGRGSAFNHYEYIGYGIDMQDGIDRLDENEELLMKAWTETPLKHEGEHWQMKFPMLRPRPYQKPHPPLIRACISEASSIAMARIGRPIMLGILPLESLTDRLNAFRDTMLQSGFDEQTTAATFDQCWASRNVFVADTHEEARELAEYGFARERRHFGEARRLFNPGGGPTQQGSGTSSARESLEMSFIMGTPSQVAEELMAFKSAGVPNLMLKFNTGQMEPQKVQASMRLFGEKVMPIIHRR, encoded by the coding sequence ATGTATCTCCCCTCAGACGGCAAGATACAATCCCCGCCGATGCGATATACTGGTCAGGTTGACTTGAAAATATCGGAGGCATCAATGAGATTAGGTTCGTTTATATTTCCCGTAAGCCACTATCCATACAGCGACAGTTCGGTGATAGACAGCACGCTCGAAGAGATTGAGTTTGCGGAGCGCATTGGCTTGGATGCGGTTTGGCTTACGGAGCATCACTTCGATGGCGCGGTGGCTTATGCGGACCCTCTGGTGTTCGGCGCGGCGGTGGCGGCGCGCACCAAGCATGTCAAGATAGGCTTTGCGGTGGTGGAACTCGCGCTGCATCATCCGGTACGGCTGGCGGTGCAGACTTCCACACTGGACAACCTCAGCCACGGCAGGCTGATTGTCGGCACGGGACGCGGGTCGGCGTTCAATCATTATGAGTACATCGGCTACGGCATCGACATGCAGGACGGCATCGACCGTCTTGACGAGAACGAGGAATTGCTGATGAAAGCGTGGACGGAGACGCCGCTGAAGCACGAGGGCGAGCATTGGCAGATGAAGTTCCCGATGCTGCGCCCGCGACCGTATCAGAAGCCGCACCCGCCGCTGATTCGCGCGTGCATCAGCGAGGCGTCTAGCATCGCGATGGCGCGGATTGGAAGGCCGATAATGCTGGGCATACTGCCGCTCGAATCGCTCACTGACAGGCTGAACGCCTTCCGCGACACGATGCTCCAATCTGGCTTCGACGAGCAGACGACGGCAGCGACATTCGACCAGTGCTGGGCGTCGCGGAATGTGTTCGTGGCGGACACTCACGAAGAAGCGCGAGAGCTGGCGGAGTACGGTTTCGCGCGAGAGCGCAGGCACTTCGGCGAGGCAAGGCGGCTTTTCAATCCCGGAGGCGGTCCGACGCAACAAGGCAGCGGAACATCTTCAGCAAGGGAAAGCCTGGAAATGTCGTTCATAATGGGAACGCCAAGCCAAGTGGCAGAAGAGCTAATGGCGTTCAAATCCGCCGGTGTGCCCAACCTGATGCTAAAGTTCAACACTGGGCAGATGGAGCCACAGAAGGTGCAGGCGTCGATGCGGCTCTTTGGCGAGAAGGTGATGCCAATCATCCATCGTCGTTGA
- a CDS encoding DUF262 domain-containing protein, whose amino-acid sequence MGLDQEIKDRSAEVRSDGYPMSIGELLNLYNDDELDIHPEFQRFYRWSPEQKSRLIESILLGIPLPSIFVSQREDGVWDVVDGLQRLSTIFELVGVLKDEDDNTLPPLTLTKTKYLPSLEGMKWKSDDKEESIGRTNQLIIRRSKIDVKIILRESSEDTKYELFQRLNTGGSQLSGQELRNVVLMMVNPDAYRWIADLARYKNFQACIPLSDRLKSQQYDLELVTRFVVFRRLEQTSLSSVGDLGEFLTDRITALAKSKALKKTFSIEKEAFEFTFDRLASSLGEDSFRRYDVERKAYRGPFIISAFEPIAMGLGYNFEAYTKNGKTKIPNIKKISKALWDNSEFNSGSGRNASSRIQTNIPLGRRIFAP is encoded by the coding sequence ATGGGGCTTGACCAAGAAATCAAAGATAGGAGTGCTGAGGTTCGCAGCGACGGTTATCCCATGTCCATCGGAGAATTGCTGAACCTATACAATGACGATGAATTGGATATACATCCGGAGTTTCAAAGATTCTATCGCTGGTCTCCAGAGCAGAAATCTCGCCTCATAGAGTCCATACTGCTCGGAATACCACTTCCCTCAATCTTTGTCTCGCAAAGAGAAGATGGTGTATGGGATGTAGTCGACGGATTGCAAAGGCTATCTACAATCTTTGAGTTGGTTGGCGTACTCAAGGATGAAGACGATAACACGCTACCTCCGTTGACGCTCACGAAAACTAAATACCTTCCTTCACTAGAAGGTATGAAATGGAAGTCTGATGATAAAGAAGAGTCTATTGGTAGAACGAACCAACTCATAATCAGGCGTTCTAAAATAGATGTGAAAATCATTCTTCGAGAGAGTAGCGAAGATACTAAGTATGAACTCTTTCAACGTCTGAACACTGGAGGGTCCCAGCTATCTGGCCAAGAACTCCGCAATGTCGTCTTAATGATGGTCAATCCAGATGCCTATAGATGGATTGCTGACTTGGCTAGGTATAAGAACTTCCAAGCGTGCATACCCTTGTCGGACAGGCTAAAATCGCAGCAGTACGACTTGGAGCTTGTCACTCGTTTCGTGGTGTTCCGACGCTTAGAGCAAACGTCATTAAGCTCAGTAGGCGACTTGGGGGAGTTTCTAACTGATAGGATTACTGCTCTTGCCAAGTCTAAAGCCCTCAAGAAGACCTTTTCGATTGAGAAGGAGGCATTTGAGTTCACCTTTGATAGGCTGGCATCATCCCTAGGCGAGGATAGTTTCCGCAGGTACGATGTAGAAAGAAAGGCATATCGGGGTCCTTTCATAATTTCCGCTTTTGAACCCATAGCGATGGGTTTGGGCTATAACTTTGAAGCGTATACTAAGAACGGAAAAACCAAGATACCGAACATCAAAAAAATCTCCAAAGCTCTTTGGGATAATAGCGAATTCAATAGCGGTTCTGGTAGAAATGCGTCGTCGCGAATACAGACGAACATTCCTCTTGGAAGGCGAATTTTCGCACCATGA
- a CDS encoding aspartate aminotransferase family protein yields MTTAISDSEALRRASLRYLWMHNRDWTQMAEEGEPQIIESGDGVRVIDSDGNSWIDVNGGYNSVNVGYGREEIGEAAYEQMASLHYFPQGTTTVPMAKLAAKLAEIAPGSLSRVFPVSGGSEANETALKIARAYHKRTGEPGRYKVISRIGSYHGMTAGVLWLGGSPYQPRHDYEPIYPGMVHAPQPNPYRSERADETPSESAARSAEAVERLIEFHGPQTVAAVIAEPVAIPQGAVVPGDEYWPMLRQICDKHGVLLIADEVICGFGRTGKMFALEHWGVAPDIMTVAKGIVSSYLPMAAAIVSKEIADAFAGERNILRHVFTAAGHPVAAAASLKNIEIIENEDLVANSAQVGAYFKEQLEGLAVDHPLVGDVRGIGLLLAVELVSDRATKAGFAPELRVPERLNEKFKRHGLIFRINSNILNIGPPLCITREEVDEIVHAIDLSLWELEGEMGISRMT; encoded by the coding sequence ATGACTACCGCGATTTCCGACAGCGAGGCCCTGCGCAGGGCATCTTTGCGATATTTGTGGATGCACAACCGAGATTGGACGCAGATGGCGGAGGAGGGCGAGCCGCAGATTATCGAGAGCGGCGACGGCGTGCGCGTCATCGATTCCGACGGCAATTCGTGGATTGATGTCAACGGCGGCTACAACTCGGTCAATGTGGGCTACGGCCGCGAGGAAATCGGCGAAGCGGCGTATGAGCAGATGGCAAGTTTGCACTACTTCCCGCAAGGCACGACCACCGTCCCGATGGCAAAACTCGCGGCGAAACTCGCGGAGATTGCGCCGGGCAGCCTGTCCCGCGTGTTCCCGGTAAGCGGCGGTTCGGAGGCGAACGAGACCGCGCTGAAGATCGCCCGCGCCTACCACAAGCGCACCGGCGAACCGGGTCGTTACAAGGTCATCAGCCGCATCGGGTCGTATCATGGCATGACGGCGGGCGTGCTGTGGCTCGGCGGCAGCCCGTATCAGCCGCGCCACGACTACGAGCCGATTTACCCGGGCATGGTGCACGCACCGCAGCCCAACCCGTACAGATCGGAACGCGCCGACGAGACGCCGTCCGAGAGTGCCGCGCGCTCCGCTGAGGCGGTCGAAAGGCTCATAGAATTTCACGGACCGCAGACTGTCGCAGCCGTCATCGCAGAGCCGGTGGCGATACCGCAAGGCGCGGTCGTGCCGGGCGACGAATACTGGCCTATGCTGCGCCAAATATGCGACAAGCACGGCGTGCTGCTCATCGCGGACGAGGTGATTTGCGGTTTCGGGCGCACCGGCAAGATGTTCGCGCTGGAACACTGGGGCGTCGCGCCGGACATTATGACCGTGGCGAAGGGCATTGTGAGCAGTTACCTGCCGATGGCGGCGGCAATCGTCAGCAAGGAAATTGCGGACGCCTTTGCCGGCGAGCGCAATATCCTGCGGCATGTGTTCACTGCGGCGGGGCATCCTGTCGCGGCGGCAGCGTCGCTGAAGAACATCGAAATCATCGAGAACGAAGACCTTGTGGCGAATTCTGCACAGGTCGGCGCGTACTTCAAGGAGCAACTGGAAGGACTGGCCGTTGATCACCCGCTAGTCGGCGATGTGCGCGGCATCGGCTTGCTGCTCGCCGTTGAGCTTGTGAGCGACCGCGCGACGAAGGCGGGCTTTGCGCCGGAACTGCGTGTGCCGGAGCGCCTCAACGAGAAGTTCAAGCGGCACGGACTGATTTTCCGCATCAACAGCAACATCCTGAACATCGGACCGCCGCTGTGTATCACCCGCGAAGAGGTGGACGAAATCGTGCACGCCATCGACCTGTCCCTCTGGGAACTCGAAGGCGAAATGGGCATATCGCGGATGACATAG
- a CDS encoding aspartate aminotransferase family protein produces MTTTSDIDSVRQAALDHLWMHNADWTTMAEEGGPPIMVSGDGVRVTDAEGNVWIDAHGGYASVNAGYGHTTIADTMLEQMRKLTYFPQGTTTAPLIRLVEKLAELAPDNLERVWPVSGGSEANETAVKIARAYHKRRGDNGRYKVISRRGSYHGATGGVMWMGASSGISDFEPAMPGMLYAPQPYFYRCEFGSSTPEECAERSARAVEDLILLHNPDTVAAFIGEPVASGLAPPSPDYWQMVRETCDRYGVVLIADEVVTGFGRTGKMFAMEHYGVVPDIMTIAKGITSSYLPLAATIAGTHIADAFAGEDNVFRQALTFGGHPVTAAVALKNIEIIEREELVSNSASMGIYFLERLQELQEIHPSIGDVRGIGLLLGVELVSDSDSKAKFDESQQVGKRLTEKMRDRGIILRFGGDRVAIGPPLCITTDDIDEIIATLDSAISELEGELSM; encoded by the coding sequence ATGACAACGACAAGCGACATTGATTCCGTCAGACAGGCGGCTCTCGACCACCTTTGGATGCACAACGCCGATTGGACGACTATGGCGGAAGAGGGCGGTCCCCCTATCATGGTCAGCGGTGATGGCGTGCGTGTAACCGACGCCGAGGGCAATGTCTGGATCGACGCGCACGGTGGATACGCATCCGTCAACGCGGGTTACGGACACACCACCATCGCCGACACGATGCTCGAGCAGATGCGCAAGCTGACCTACTTCCCGCAAGGCACGACCACCGCGCCGCTAATCCGCCTAGTCGAAAAGTTGGCGGAACTTGCGCCCGACAATCTGGAACGCGTCTGGCCTGTCAGCGGCGGCTCCGAGGCGAACGAGACTGCGGTCAAAATCGCCAGAGCGTACCACAAGCGGCGGGGCGACAACGGACGCTACAAGGTTATCAGCAGGCGCGGGTCGTACCACGGCGCGACGGGCGGCGTGATGTGGATGGGCGCAAGCTCGGGCATCAGCGACTTCGAGCCGGCGATGCCCGGCATGCTGTATGCGCCGCAGCCGTATTTCTACCGATGCGAGTTCGGCAGCAGCACGCCGGAGGAGTGCGCCGAGCGTTCCGCGCGCGCCGTTGAAGACCTGATACTGCTGCACAACCCGGACACCGTTGCCGCGTTCATAGGCGAACCTGTCGCGTCCGGCTTGGCTCCGCCATCGCCTGACTACTGGCAGATGGTGCGCGAGACATGCGACCGCTACGGAGTCGTGCTCATCGCCGACGAAGTGGTAACCGGCTTCGGGCGCACCGGCAAGATGTTCGCGATGGAGCACTACGGCGTCGTGCCGGACATCATGACTATTGCCAAGGGCATTACCAGCAGCTACCTGCCGCTCGCCGCGACAATCGCCGGCACGCATATCGCAGACGCATTCGCCGGCGAAGACAATGTATTCCGGCAGGCTCTCACTTTTGGCGGTCATCCGGTAACTGCAGCCGTCGCACTCAAGAACATCGAGATTATCGAGCGCGAAGAGCTGGTCAGCAACTCGGCAAGCATGGGCATATACTTCTTGGAACGGCTGCAAGAGCTGCAAGAGATCCACCCGTCAATTGGCGATGTGCGCGGCATCGGCTTACTGCTGGGCGTGGAACTCGTCAGCGACAGTGATAGCAAGGCAAAGTTTGACGAAAGCCAGCAAGTGGGCAAGCGCTTGACCGAGAAGATGCGCGATCGCGGCATAATCCTGCGCTTCGGAGGCGACCGGGTCGCGATCGGCCCGCCGCTCTGCATCACTACCGACGACATCGACGAAATCATCGCCACATTGGACAGCGCGATAAGTGAGCTGGAAGGCGAGTTGTCCATGTAG
- the gatB gene encoding Asp-tRNA(Asn)/Glu-tRNA(Gln) amidotransferase subunit GatB yields MTAQQSTEYEIVIGLEVHSQLLTESKMFCACSAAYQDAPPNTTVCAVCLGMPGAMPVMNQKAVDFVIRTGLALGCEISAITKFDRKNYPYPDLMKGYQISQYDQPVAHGGCLNIETDDGEKLIGVTRVHLEEDVAKLFHRADDFGENYSLLDINRAGVPLMEIVSEPDMRSPDEARSYLTQLQSILRYIGVSSANMEEGNFRCDANISVRPLGSAEFGAKVEIKNMNSFRAVHRALSYEAERQVLAVKEGELIVQETRGWDDATATTFTQRTKEYAHDYRYFPEPDLPPLAIEDGWVQAVRDVLPELPAARRQRFMTQYGLSEYDANLLTINKATADYYESVVSAKGESGKSGDATEQFAKQVSNWTLTELGRLLNETNGDIEGIRITPQHFADLLHMVEGGALSNSMAKTVFEQMYNTGKAPESIAEEQGLVQISDTDALGDAVDEAIASNPKPVAEYLEGKDQAIRFLVGQVMKITRGKANPQLVMQLLQERLDAIRQSA; encoded by the coding sequence ATGACGGCGCAACAGTCCACTGAGTACGAAATCGTCATCGGCTTGGAAGTGCATTCGCAATTGCTGACGGAGAGCAAGATGTTCTGCGCGTGCAGCGCGGCGTATCAGGACGCGCCGCCCAATACTACCGTCTGCGCCGTTTGTCTCGGCATGCCAGGCGCGATGCCCGTGATGAACCAAAAGGCGGTCGATTTTGTAATCCGCACCGGACTTGCGCTCGGCTGTGAAATATCCGCCATCACCAAGTTCGACCGCAAAAACTACCCGTATCCCGACCTAATGAAGGGCTACCAGATTTCACAGTACGACCAGCCGGTCGCGCACGGCGGCTGCCTGAACATCGAGACTGATGACGGCGAGAAGCTCATCGGCGTTACGCGCGTTCACCTCGAGGAGGATGTGGCGAAGCTGTTCCACCGCGCGGACGATTTCGGCGAAAACTACAGCCTGCTGGACATCAATCGCGCCGGCGTGCCATTGATGGAAATCGTCAGCGAGCCGGATATGCGTAGCCCCGACGAAGCCCGCAGCTACCTGACGCAATTGCAGTCCATATTGCGCTACATCGGCGTGAGCAGCGCCAACATGGAAGAAGGCAACTTCCGCTGCGACGCCAACATTAGCGTGCGCCCGCTCGGCAGCGCGGAGTTCGGCGCGAAGGTCGAAATTAAGAATATGAACAGCTTCCGCGCGGTGCATCGTGCGCTGTCATACGAAGCCGAGCGGCAGGTACTCGCTGTCAAGGAAGGCGAGCTCATCGTGCAAGAAACGCGCGGCTGGGACGATGCCACCGCGACCACCTTCACGCAGCGCACGAAGGAATACGCGCACGACTATCGCTACTTCCCGGAACCGGACTTGCCGCCGCTCGCCATCGAAGACGGCTGGGTGCAGGCAGTGCGCGATGTGCTGCCCGAACTGCCCGCCGCACGACGGCAGCGATTCATGACACAATACGGCTTGTCCGAGTATGACGCCAACCTGCTCACGATAAACAAAGCAACGGCGGATTACTACGAATCGGTCGTGTCGGCCAAAGGCGAATCCGGCAAGTCCGGCGACGCTACAGAGCAGTTCGCGAAGCAAGTCAGCAATTGGACACTCACCGAGCTTGGTAGGCTGCTTAACGAGACGAACGGCGACATCGAAGGCATACGAATCACGCCTCAGCACTTCGCTGATTTGCTGCATATGGTAGAAGGCGGCGCACTCAGCAATAGCATGGCGAAGACCGTCTTCGAGCAGATGTACAACACCGGCAAGGCACCGGAGAGCATCGCCGAAGAGCAGGGCTTGGTGCAAATCAGCGACACGGACGCGCTTGGCGACGCTGTGGACGAGGCTATCGCCTCCAACCCCAAGCCGGTCGCCGAATATCTGGAAGGCAAAGATCAGGCGATTCGCTTCCTCGTCGGGCAGGTGATGAAGATAACCAGAGGCAAAGCCAATCCCCAGCTCGTGATGCAGCTGCTGCAGGAGCGGCTCGACGCCATCAGGCAGTCCGCATGA
- a CDS encoding YvcK family protein yields the protein MNGAFLRNGRVYSANGHRRRTAWLDILRLATPGIGLKRWMLLGALGMLMCLLGLVYVFVELVTLRPPDMLPSFLEGIILLFGGGLIIYFALFGLYRSVGPLILDSPAINSIASTIYTRRSLARGPRIVAIGGGTGQSVLLRGLKAHTDNLTAIVTVGDDGGSSGRLREELGVLPPGDFRNCLVAMSDAEPLVEELFQYRFEEGDCLKGHSFGNLFIAAMTSVTHSFDKALVESSRVLAVHGKVVPATMANLRLSVKQKSGDVIHGESNVAMAQGGIDRLMIDPPDASAHPMAIEALREAQAIVIGPGSLYTSILPNLMVDGIAEAIRASSATKIYISNIATQQGETEGYSVRDHHDALTKHTITDIVDHVIANDNPRELGPNFYGTPVCHDGDMLKGARLHLTDLTDATHPVRHDPEKLARSIMAVYHESSKPRSFIRLAMN from the coding sequence ATGAACGGGGCTTTCCTGCGCAACGGGCGGGTGTATTCCGCCAACGGGCATCGACGCCGAACTGCGTGGCTGGACATCCTGCGGCTCGCCACACCGGGAATCGGACTGAAGCGCTGGATGCTGCTCGGCGCGCTCGGCATGCTGATGTGCTTGCTCGGGCTTGTCTATGTCTTCGTCGAACTGGTTACGCTGCGTCCGCCGGACATGCTGCCGTCATTTCTCGAAGGCATAATCCTCCTGTTCGGCGGCGGACTGATCATATACTTCGCGCTGTTCGGACTGTACCGCTCCGTAGGCCCACTAATCCTAGACTCGCCCGCAATCAACAGCATCGCTAGCACGATATATACGCGCCGCTCTCTCGCAAGGGGACCGCGCATCGTGGCGATAGGCGGAGGCACCGGTCAGTCCGTTCTACTGCGCGGTTTGAAGGCGCACACCGACAACCTGACCGCGATAGTAACCGTGGGCGATGATGGCGGCAGCTCCGGGCGTCTGCGCGAAGAGCTTGGCGTGCTGCCACCCGGCGATTTCCGCAACTGCTTGGTTGCGATGTCCGATGCCGAGCCGCTGGTCGAAGAACTATTCCAGTACAGGTTCGAGGAGGGCGATTGCCTCAAGGGACATAGCTTCGGCAACCTGTTCATTGCCGCGATGACGAGTGTTACCCACAGCTTCGACAAGGCGCTTGTGGAGTCTAGCCGGGTGCTCGCGGTGCACGGCAAGGTTGTCCCCGCGACGATGGCGAACTTGCGGCTATCAGTTAAGCAAAAGAGCGGCGATGTAATTCATGGCGAATCGAATGTCGCCATGGCGCAAGGTGGCATAGACCGCCTAATGATAGACCCGCCGGACGCATCGGCGCACCCAATGGCGATTGAGGCGCTGCGAGAGGCGCAGGCGATTGTCATCGGACCGGGCAGCTTGTACACGAGCATTTTGCCGAACTTGATGGTGGACGGCATAGCGGAGGCAATCAGGGCGTCGTCCGCGACAAAAATCTACATCTCCAACATCGCTACACAGCAGGGCGAGACCGAGGGCTATTCAGTGCGCGACCATCACGACGCGCTCACCAAGCACACCATCACCGACATCGTTGACCATGTGATAGCGAACGACAACCCGCGCGAACTGGGACCGAATTTCTACGGCACGCCGGTGTGCCACGACGGAGATATGCTGAAGGGCGCGCGCCTGCATCTGACCGACCTCACGGACGCCACGCATCCCGTAAGGCACGACCCAGAAAAACTAGCGAGGTCGATTATGGCGGTGTATCATGAGAGCAGCAAACCGAGGTCGTTCATAAGGCTGGCGATGAACTAG